Proteins encoded by one window of Marispirochaeta aestuarii:
- a CDS encoding SGNH/GDSL hydrolase family protein — protein MARILCFGDSNTWGWNPHDKSRYGKETRWTGRLQEMFGTLHEIIEEGLNGRTTTFDDHVSGGGKKGLSYLIPCLETHRPIDLVIMMLGTNDLKLRFSLSAYDIARAMDRLVATVLGSTAGPAGESPQVLLVSPARVGPLSDFKEMFAGAREKSLLLGRHYRQVSLERGCHFLDAAELIESSPVDGIHLEKESHGILAEAFVQKIGQILQS, from the coding sequence ATGGCTCGTATTCTCTGTTTCGGCGATTCAAATACCTGGGGGTGGAATCCTCACGACAAATCCCGCTACGGAAAGGAGACCCGCTGGACCGGGAGACTGCAGGAGATGTTCGGAACCCTGCATGAGATTATCGAGGAGGGCCTCAACGGACGGACCACCACCTTCGATGATCACGTCTCCGGAGGCGGTAAAAAAGGATTGAGCTATCTGATCCCCTGCCTGGAAACCCACAGACCCATCGACCTTGTAATCATGATGCTGGGCACAAACGATCTGAAGCTGCGCTTTTCCCTGTCCGCCTATGATATCGCACGGGCAATGGACAGGCTTGTCGCAACCGTACTTGGCAGCACTGCAGGGCCTGCAGGAGAAAGCCCCCAGGTGCTCCTTGTGAGTCCGGCAAGGGTGGGCCCTTTATCGGACTTTAAAGAGATGTTTGCCGGGGCCCGGGAGAAGTCATTGCTGCTGGGCAGGCATTATCGTCAGGTGTCGCTTGAACGGGGGTGTCATTTTCTGGATGCCGCGGAGCTGATCGAATCGAGCCCTGTCGACGGAATCCATCTGGAAAAGGAGTCCCATGGGATTCTGGCTGAGGCCTTTGTACAGAAGATCGGGCAGATCCTTCAGTCCTGA
- a CDS encoding uroporphyrinogen decarboxylase family protein — MSDGKRRIQKVFSGDLPDRVPLDIGGINNSTMHWKIEKKLCEALGFPCAGNNIIAVDQQVVVPDERILEYFGADTRTIYIRESGPWKEGGDGLFYDQWGIGRVFDGQYYTMKTHPLRVDNPREALSLYQWPDPRSEYRVAGLEERISSYAGRYTLVLEGLREVCFGLPSWIRGITDFYMDLVTDPVFSHEFLDRVLEWNLEVLRFVMDRIGDSIDVVKFADDLGTQESLLISPDTYREFIKPRHARYVEEIKKYGCRVLLHSCGAVRPLIEDFIEIGIDALNPVQISAAGMDPGELKEEYGGRIVFWGGGIDTQAVLPAVTPDKVREEVRRNMEIFKKGGGYIFAQVHNIQPDVPVENVIAMYEAYREHSQY, encoded by the coding sequence ATGTCAGACGGAAAGAGGCGTATTCAGAAGGTCTTCAGCGGAGATCTTCCCGACAGAGTCCCCCTTGATATCGGCGGTATAAACAATTCCACAATGCACTGGAAGATTGAAAAAAAATTGTGCGAAGCCCTGGGGTTCCCCTGCGCCGGGAACAACATAATAGCCGTTGATCAGCAGGTAGTCGTGCCTGATGAACGTATTCTGGAATATTTCGGCGCTGACACGCGTACAATCTATATCCGGGAATCCGGTCCGTGGAAGGAGGGCGGCGACGGTCTCTTCTACGATCAGTGGGGAATCGGCAGGGTTTTCGACGGACAATACTACACCATGAAGACCCATCCTCTCCGGGTTGATAATCCCCGGGAGGCTTTGTCCCTGTATCAGTGGCCTGACCCCCGTTCCGAATACAGGGTGGCGGGACTGGAAGAGCGTATCAGCAGCTATGCCGGCAGGTACACCCTGGTTCTGGAAGGACTGAGGGAGGTATGTTTCGGCCTGCCGTCGTGGATACGGGGAATCACGGACTTCTACATGGACCTGGTTACCGATCCGGTATTCTCTCACGAATTTCTCGACCGCGTGCTGGAATGGAACCTGGAGGTTCTGCGTTTTGTGATGGACCGGATAGGCGACTCCATCGATGTCGTCAAATTCGCGGACGATCTGGGCACCCAGGAGTCCCTGCTGATATCTCCGGATACCTACCGGGAATTCATAAAACCCCGTCATGCCAGATATGTGGAAGAGATAAAGAAATACGGATGCAGGGTACTCCTTCATTCCTGCGGTGCAGTCCGACCGCTTATTGAGGATTTTATTGAGATCGGCATCGACGCGCTGAATCCTGTTCAGATCTCCGCCGCAGGGATGGATCCCGGGGAGCTGAAGGAAGAGTACGGCGGCAGGATCGTTTTCTGGGGCGGCGGAATCGATACCCAGGCTGTACTCCCCGCCGTTACTCCAGACAAGGTTAGGGAAGAGGTCCGGCGCAATATGGAAATCTTCAAGAAGGGGGGAGGATACATTTTCGCCCAGGTTCATAATATTCAGCCGGATGTGCCGGTGGAGAATGTTATCGCCATGTATGAAGCATATCGTGAACATTCACAGTACTGA
- a CDS encoding TRAP transporter substrate-binding protein, which translates to MLKKLLLLCVIVAFLAAVPVLAEGAKEGSAKTQIVNVASTFPDDSPQDKGLDLFKKIVEEKSNGRFEVIIHTGGAMGNERETFEQLIDGSVEFGANGSGDIGQFYPEYFCSEVPYIFKNVDQFWAYWNGPLGKEISDLIEKERGVKTVGVVLRGARYLTANKPIRRVSDVQGLKIRLPQLESWMMAWEELGALPTPINFSEVYLALQTGTVEAQENPPETILNYKFYEVQKYLVKTEHIFSAARFLMSNIWFDRQSAEDQKMFLDAMKEATDYANDLTRDGDAQYVKQLVNDLGMELIEVDKDAFQKAVQPVLEKLGREEWKPGLYEQLQKL; encoded by the coding sequence ATGTTAAAGAAACTGTTATTGCTGTGTGTGATTGTGGCTTTTCTCGCCGCCGTTCCGGTTCTGGCGGAAGGGGCCAAGGAAGGTTCAGCGAAGACTCAAATCGTCAACGTTGCGTCGACCTTTCCGGATGATTCACCCCAGGATAAGGGACTCGATCTTTTCAAGAAGATCGTGGAAGAGAAAAGCAACGGCCGCTTTGAGGTTATTATACACACCGGCGGGGCAATGGGTAATGAACGCGAGACCTTCGAACAGCTGATCGACGGCTCCGTCGAGTTCGGCGCCAACGGCTCCGGCGATATCGGACAGTTCTATCCTGAATATTTCTGCTCCGAGGTTCCCTATATCTTCAAGAATGTTGATCAGTTCTGGGCTTACTGGAACGGCCCTCTTGGAAAAGAGATCTCCGATCTTATCGAAAAGGAACGGGGTGTCAAGACTGTAGGTGTCGTTCTGCGGGGTGCACGCTATCTGACCGCCAACAAACCCATCCGCAGGGTCTCCGATGTTCAGGGCCTGAAGATCCGTCTTCCCCAGCTCGAGTCCTGGATGATGGCCTGGGAAGAACTCGGTGCACTTCCTACACCCATCAATTTTTCCGAGGTATACCTGGCACTTCAGACCGGTACGGTGGAAGCACAGGAGAATCCCCCCGAGACCATTCTCAATTACAAATTTTACGAAGTTCAGAAATATCTGGTTAAAACAGAGCATATCTTCTCTGCAGCCCGTTTTCTGATGTCCAATATCTGGTTCGACCGGCAGTCTGCGGAAGACCAGAAGATGTTCCTGGATGCCATGAAGGAAGCCACCGACTATGCCAACGATCTTACCCGCGATGGCGATGCCCAGTATGTCAAACAGCTTGTAAACGATCTCGGCATGGAACTGATCGAAGTCGACAAGGATGCTTTCCAGAAAGCTGTTCAGCCGGTACTGGAAAAACTTGGCCGCGAAGAGTGGAAACCGGGACTTTACGAGCAGCTGCAGAAACTGTAG